In the genome of Columba livia isolate bColLiv1 breed racing homer chromosome 10, bColLiv1.pat.W.v2, whole genome shotgun sequence, one region contains:
- the LAMB2 gene encoding laminin subunit beta-2 isoform X2 produces the protein MATCPAPRPHGHRQSPWLPMDLLALALLLAGLLVTGAWQEPDPSHGCARGSCYPATGNLLVGRAPRLSATSTCGLAGPQEFCIVSHLQDSEKCFTCDSRDPSLPESHRIENVIYLSGPHGQRTWWQSENGVEHVSIRLDLEGEFHFTHLIMKFKTFRPAAMLVERSADFGHSWKVYRYFAYNCSKLFPGVPSQPSGLVDEVLCDQRYSEIEPSSHGEVIFKVLDPSIPVADPYSPDIQDLLRVTNLRVNLTKLHTLGDNLLDTRQEVLHKYYYAVDELVLRGSCFCHGHAAHCAPAPGAPTSSIPSMIHGRCVCEHNTQGLNCERCQDFYHDLPWRPAEGSSTNACRRCDCNEHSQRCHFDMAVYLATGNTSGSVCDGCQHNTMGRRCHLCKPFYYRHPRSDIRSPTACAPCDCDPAGSLDGGACDGHTDVALGMIAGQCRCKENVAGPRCDRCRHGAYGLSHGDPQGCQPCRCDPRGTVAGSSPCDPISGDCYCKRFVAGRSCSQCVPEFWGLSYDVGGCRPCACDFGGAYSNRCSMEDGACPCRPHLMGRQCDQVQPGFFCAPLDYYTYEAEQATSHGHGHPQLPGAIRAEVPQDCLEYDPGEPGGRKGRPRHQRSPPRTPQPRSPSRRSRQQPPKPDVEEVVRDGTGHMVTWTGSGFARVRDGAGLTFRVDNVPYPMDYELLLRYEPESAEDWEAVVSVSSQVLPTSPRCGNLLPSEQMYRESLPHSQRYVVLSRPFCFEPSTPYEVTVRLQRAGVTQRHPSAFILIDSLVLLPRVLELPGFHGAEGAARREELERYRCLEAFRMAPPSPLAQACARLVCSVSALLHGGALSCQCDPQGSRSSECQVQGGQCQCKPHVIGRRCDHCAPGSYGFGPLGCSSCACSPEGSVSQLCDAVSGQCRCQPGAVGRQCDQCQPGHWGFPACRPCQCNGHSEECDPRTGSCLHCRDHTTGRHCERCQDGYYGDPVLGSGQQCRPCPCPGYPGTRHYHGSACHADEETHHIVCLCAPGYTGPRCDRCSPGYFGVPEMEGGACRPCQCNNNIDASDPGACDPHTGHCLRCLYHTAGPRCAHCQPGYYGNALQRGCRRCGCDPQGTLASHCTAGTCACDRSTGTCACRPNVLGKSCDRCAPHFWSLGGLGGCEPCGCHPTRALHPSCDAVTGQCQCRPGFGGRVCSQCQEHHWGDPERECRACECEPLGAESLQCEPASGQCQCRPGFGGLRCDRCQRGYQEPFPHCLPCHPCFGRWDLALGSLRDGLRRLGAQARALREGGAAPQLSPHRLRELEEALGLVEQLLAQGVSPGGPLLNELPRQLDSTRMELDDFWKQLQELEQHLDQLSQADVRHRDRLAGLTRDLGALNRTTSHLQILLGTVAAAGFDESYSSILASAENSRQAEAVANGTVSQLNRAQATRQATEKMLRQRGDAFRRGTAAARKSLREAQKRVMGLSVTGINEKICGVPGDQSCKEAPCGGALCQDGVGTRRCGGTGCAGALPISVQALSSARNASLQLEVALGQLGVVAQKTQEVQELAQGARSRAEEVLGRSQAARSRSEKATAQLRDFIRRIKAFLAEEGADPGSIELVARQVLNISLPSSPQRIQELLQEMQESISQLEGVDAVLNSTKQGLAMARGLLVQGQNARERAEGVRDELAGTQRALETARAQVTAAGSALRSARDAIQVTESRAKEAERRLQALEGKESRAQRRLRELAQRVTALRERGRDTRRMAQQAKDGAQRATAASGTLSQDLAQVTQRYVVLKGRVSGLAGVSSGALQRVTQLTAEAQDLLDKASSSKRKLEELEQHFGANERAMAAKATRLQALEQRVWGLLEEIRERANAYATC, from the exons ATGGCCACCTGCCCGGCGCCCAGGCCCCACGGGCACAG gcagagcccctgGCTGCCCATGGACCTCCTGGCACTTGCTCTCCTACTGG CAGGGCTGCTGGTGACGGGGGCCTGGCAGGAGCCTGACCCGAGTCACGGCTGCGCCCGCGGCAGCTGCTACCCGGCCACCGGGAACCTGCTGGTGGGACGAGCCCCCCGCCTGAGTGCCACCTCCACCTGCGGACTGGCTGGGCCCCAGGAGTTCTGCATTGTCAGCCACCTCCAG GACTCGGAGAAATGCTTCACCTGCGACTCGCGGGATCCATCCCTGCCTGAAAGCCACCGCATCGAGAATGTCATCTACCTGAGCGGCCCCCACGGCCAGCGGACCTGGTGGCAGTCAGAGAACG gcgTGGAGCACGTCAGCATCCGCCTGGACCTGGAGGGCGAGTTCCACTTCACCCACCTCATCATGAAGTTCAAG ACCTTCCGCCCTGCCGCCATGCTGGTGGAGCGCTCAGCCGATTTCGGACACAGCTGGAAGGTCTATCGCTACTTCGCCTACAACTGCTCCAAGCTCTTCCCCGGTGTCCCTAGCCAGCCCTCGGGCTTGGTGGACGAGGTGCTGTGTGACCAGCGCTACTCTGAGATCGAGCCCTCCAGCCACGGGGag GTCATCTTCAAGGTGCTGGATCCCTCCATCCCTGTGGCAGATCCGTACAGCCCAGACATCCAGG ACCTGCTGCGTGTCACCAACCTGCGGGTGAACCTCACCAAGCTGCACACGCTGGGGGACAACCTGCTGGACACACGGCAGGAGGTGCTGCACAAGTACTACTACGCTGTGGATGAGCTGGTGCTGCGTGGGAGCTGCTTCTGCCATGGCCATGCTGCCCACTGCGCCCCGGCACCCGGCGCCCCAacctcctccatccccagcatg ATCCATGGGCGCTGCGTCTGCGAGCACAACACACAGGGGCTGAACTGCGAGCGCTGCCAGGACTTCTACCACGACCTGCCCTGGCGCCCGGCCGAGGGCTCCAGCACCAACGCCTGCCGCC GCTGTGACTGCAATGAACACTCACAGCGGTGCCACTTCGACATGGCCGTCTACCTGGCCACGGGCAACACCAGTGGGTCTGTGTGCGATGGCTGCCAGCACAACACCATGGGCCGCCGCTGCCACCTCTGCAAGCCCTTCTACTACCGGCACCCCCGCTCTGACATCCGCTCCCCCACCGCCTGTGCCC CATGTGACTGTGACCCAGCGGGCTCGCTGGATGGAGGTGCCTGCGATGGGCACACGGACGTGGCGCTGGGCATGATCGCGGGGCAGTGCCGCTGCAAGGAGAATGTGGCCGGTCCCCGCTGTGACCGGTGCCGGCACGGTGCCTATGGCCTCAGCCACGGCGACCCACAGGGCTGCCAGC CATGCAGATGTGACCCGCGGGGCACGGTGGCCGGCAGCTCCCCCTGCGACCCCATCAGTGGGGACTGCTACTGCAAGCGCTTCGTGGCCGGGCGCTCCTGCAGCCAGTGCGTG CCTGAGTTCTGGGGCCTGAGCTACGATGTGGGGGGCTGCCGGCCCTGCGCCTGTGACTTCGGGGGAGCCTACAGCAACCG GTGCTCCATGGAGGATGGGGCTTGTCCCTGCCGTCCTCACCTGATGGGGCGGCAGTGTGACCAAGTACAGCCCGGCTTCTTCTGCGCCCCCCTTGACTACTACACCTACGAGGCCGAGCAGGCCACCAGCCATGGCCACGGTCACCCTCAGCTCCCA GGTGCCATCCGAGCCGAGGTGCCCCAGGACTGCCTGGAGTACGACCCGGGGGAGCCAGGGGGACGGAAGGGACGCCCGCGGCACCAGCGCAGCCCCCCTcgcaccccccagccccgcagcccctcaCGTCGTAGCCGCCAGCAGCCCCCCAAG CCGGACGTGGAGGAGGTGGTGCGGGATGGCACCGGGCACATGGTGACATGGACAGGCTCGGGGTTTGCCCGGGTACGTGATGGGGCTGGCCTGACCTTCCGTGTGGACAACGTGCCGTACCCCATGGACTACGAGCTGCTGCTGCGCTATGAGCCTGAG TCAGCCGAGGACTGGGAGGCCGTGGTCAGCGTCAGCTCCCAGGTGCTGCCCACCAGCCCTCGCTGTGGGAACCTGCTGCCCTCTGAGCAGATGTACCGGGAGAGCCTGCCCCACAGCCAGAG GTACGTGGTGCTGTCCCGGCCCTTCTGCTTTGAGCCAAGCACCCCCTATGAGGTGACCGTGAGGCTTCAACGGGCTGGTGTCACCCAGCGCCACCCCAGTGCCTTCATCCTCATAGACTCG CTGGTGCTCCTGCCACGGGTGTTGGAGCTACCAGGCTTCCAcggggcagagggagcagcTCGCCGGGAGGAGCTGGAGCGGTACCGGTGCCTGGAGGCATTTCGCATGGCCCCCCCGTCCCCCCTGGCCCAGGCCTGTGCCCGCCTGGTCTGCAGTGTCTCGGCACTGCTGCACGGCGGGGCCCTGT CCTGCCAGTGCGACCCTCAGGGCTCCCGCAGCAGCGAGTGccaggtgcagggagggcagtGCCAGTGCAAGCCCCATGTCATCGGCCGCCGCTGCGACCACTGTGCCCCCGGCAGCTACGGCTTTGGgcccctgggctgcagct CCTGTGCCTGCTCCCCGGAGGGCTCGGTGTCCCAGCTGTGTGACGCGGTGAGCGGGCAGTGCCGGTGCCAGCCTGGTGCCGTGGGCCGGCAGTGTGATCAGTGCCAGCCCGGCCACTGGGGCTTCCCTGCCTGCCGGCCCTGCCAGTGCAATGGGCACAGTGAGGAGTGTGACCCCCGGAcgggcagctgcctgcactgccGCGACCACACCACTGGCCGGCACTGCGAGAG GTGCCAGGACGGTTACTATGGGGACCCAGTGCTGGGCTCGGGGCAGCAGTGCCGGCCCTGCCCCTGTCCCGGCTACCCCGGCACACGGCACTACCATGGCAGCGCCTGCCATGCTGACGAGGAGACCCACCACATTGTCTGCCTCTGTGCGCCTGGATACACTG GACCCCGCTGTGACCGCTGCTCCCCTGGCTACTTCGGGGTGCCGGAGATGGAGGGGGGAGCATGCCGTCCCTGCCAGTGCAACAACAATATTGATGCCAGTGATCCAGGGGCCTGTGACCCCCACACGGGGCactgcctgcgctgcctgtACCACACTGCTGGGCCCCGCTGTGCCCACTGCCAGCCTGGCTACTATGGCAATGCCCTGCAGCGTGGCTGCCGGC GCTGCGGCTGTGACCCGCAGGGCACCCTGGCCTCCCACTGCACTGCCGGCACCTGTGCCTGCGACCGCAGCACCGGGACCTGCGCCTGCCGGCCCAACGTGCTGGGCAAGAGCTGCGACCGCTGCGCACCCCACTTCTGGAgcctgggggggctggggggctgcgaGCCCTGTGGTTGCCACCCCACACGCGCCCTGCACCCCTCCTGTGATGCG GTGACGGGGCAGTGCCAGTGCCGGCCCGGCTTTGGGGGCCGCGTCTGCTCCCAGTGCCAGGAGCATCACTGGGGAGACCCCGAGCGGGAGTGCAGAG CATGTGAGTGTGAGCCACTGGGCGCGGAGAGCCTGCAGTGCGAGCCAGCCAGCGGGCAGTGCCAGTGCCGGCCGGGCTTTGGGGGGCTGCGCTGTGACCGCTGCCAGCGGGGCTACCAGGAGCCCTTTCCCCACTGCTTGCCCTGCCACCCCTGCTTTGGGCGCTGGGACctggccctgggcagcctccGGGACGGGCTGCGGCGCCTGGGGGCACAGGCACGGGCGCTACGGGAGGGGGGAGCTgcaccccagctcagcccccacCGCCTgcgggagctggaggaggcCCTGGGGCTCGTGGAGCAGCTGCTGGCGCAGGGGGTCAGCCCTGGTGGCCCCCTCCTCAACGAGCTGCCCCGGCAGCTGGACAGCACCAG GATGGAGCTGGATGACTTCTGGAAGCAGCTCCAAGAGCTGGAACAACATCTGGATCAGCTGTCACAGGCAGATGTGCGGCACCGCGACCGGCTAGCCGGGCTGACCCGTGATCTGGGGGCTCTCAATCGAACCACCTCCCACCTCCAAATCCTCCTCGgcactgtggcagcagctggatTTGATG AGTCGTACAGCAGCATCCTGGCGTCGGCAGAGAACTCGCGGCAGGCAGAGGCGGTGGCCAATGGCACGGTCAGCCAGCTGAACAGGGCACAGGCCACACGGCAGGCTACTGAGAAGATGCTGCGGCAACGGGGTGATGCTTTCCGCCGTGGCACAGCTGCAGCACGGAAATCCTTGCGGGAGGCACAGAAACGGGTGATGGGACTCAGTGTCACTGGGATCAATGAGAAG ATTTGTGGGGTGCCTGGAGACCAGAGCTGCAAGGAAGCGCCTTGTGGAGGAGCCTTGTGCCAGGACGGTGTGGGGACACGGCGCTGTGGTGGCACAGGGTGTGCAGGGGCACTGCCCATCTCGGTTCAAGCCCTGAGCAGCGCCCGTAACGCCTCACTGCAGCTGGAGGTGGCCTTGGGGCAGCTGGGGGTTGTGGCGCAGAAG ACACAGGAGGTGCAGGAGCTGGCGCAGGGGGCGCGGAGCCGGGCAGAGGAGGTGCTGGGGCGGTCACAGGCCGCCCGCAGCCGCTCGGAGAAGGCGACGGCTCAGCTGCGGGACTTCATCCGCCGAATCAAGGCTTTCCTGGCAG AGGAGGGAGCTGACCCGGGCAGCATCGAGCTGGTGGCTCGGCAGGTGCTGAATATCTCCCTGCCCAGCAGTCCCCAGCGgatccaggagctgctgcaggagatgcAGGAGAGCATCAGCCAGCTGGAGGGGGTGGACGCGGTGCTCAACAGCaccaagcaggggctggccatgGCGCGGGGGCTGCTGGTGCAGGGACAGAACGCCAG ggagcgAGCGGAGGGCGTGAGGGATGAGCTGGCGGGGACACAGCGAGCGCTGGAGACGGCGCGGGCACAGGTGACGGCAGCGGGGAGTGCCCTGCGGAGTGCCAGGGATGCCATCCAGGTGACCGAAAGCAGAGCCAAGGAG GCAGAGCGCAGGCTGCAGGCACTGGAAGGGAAGGAGTCACGGGCGCAGCGGCGGCTGCGGGAGCTGGCACAGCGCGTCACTGCTctgcgggagcggggccgggacaCTCGCCGCATGGCCCAACAAGCCAAGGATGGGGCACAGCGTGCCACTGCCGCCTCGGGGACACTCAGCCAG GACCTGGCACAGGTGACGCAGCGCTACGTGGTGCTGAAGGGTCGAGTGAGCGGGCTTGCTGGGGTGTCCAGCGGGGCCCTGCAGCGTGTGACACAGCTGACAGCAGAGGCCCAGGACCTTCTGGAcaaggccagcagcagcaagaggaaGCTGGAAG agctggagcagcacttCGGGGCCAACGAGCGGGCAATGGCGGCGAAGGCGACGCGACTGCAGGCGTTGGAGCAGCGGGTCTgggggctgctggaggagatCCGGGAGAGGGCCAACGCTTATGCCACCTGCTAG
- the LAMB2 gene encoding laminin subunit beta-2 isoform X5 yields the protein MDLLALALLLGLLVTGAWQEPDPSHGCARGSCYPATGNLLVGRAPRLSATSTCGLAGPQEFCIVSHLQDSEKCFTCDSRDPSLPESHRIENVIYLSGPHGQRTWWQSENGVEHVSIRLDLEGEFHFTHLIMKFKTFRPAAMLVERSADFGHSWKVYRYFAYNCSKLFPGVPSQPSGLVDEVLCDQRYSEIEPSSHGEVIFKVLDPSIPVADPYSPDIQDLLRVTNLRVNLTKLHTLGDNLLDTRQEVLHKYYYAVDELVLRGSCFCHGHAAHCAPAPGAPTSSIPSMIHGRCVCEHNTQGLNCERCQDFYHDLPWRPAEGSSTNACRRCDCNEHSQRCHFDMAVYLATGNTSGSVCDGCQHNTMGRRCHLCKPFYYRHPRSDIRSPTACAPCDCDPAGSLDGGACDGHTDVALGMIAGQCRCKENVAGPRCDRCRHGAYGLSHGDPQGCQPCRCDPRGTVAGSSPCDPISGDCYCKRFVAGRSCSQCVPEFWGLSYDVGGCRPCACDFGGAYSNRCSMEDGACPCRPHLMGRQCDQVQPGFFCAPLDYYTYEAEQATSHGHGHPQLPGAIRAEVPQDCLEYDPGEPGGRKGRPRHQRSPPRTPQPRSPSRRSRQQPPKPDVEEVVRDGTGHMVTWTGSGFARVRDGAGLTFRVDNVPYPMDYELLLRYEPESAEDWEAVVSVSSQVLPTSPRCGNLLPSEQMYRESLPHSQRYVVLSRPFCFEPSTPYEVTVRLQRAGVTQRHPSAFILIDSLVLLPRVLELPGFHGAEGAARREELERYRCLEAFRMAPPSPLAQACARLVCSVSALLHGGALSCQCDPQGSRSSECQVQGGQCQCKPHVIGRRCDHCAPGSYGFGPLGCSSCACSPEGSVSQLCDAVSGQCRCQPGAVGRQCDQCQPGHWGFPACRPCQCNGHSEECDPRTGSCLHCRDHTTGRHCERCQDGYYGDPVLGSGQQCRPCPCPGYPGTRHYHGSACHADEETHHIVCLCAPGYTGPRCDRCSPGYFGVPEMEGGACRPCQCNNNIDASDPGACDPHTGHCLRCLYHTAGPRCAHCQPGYYGNALQRGCRRCGCDPQGTLASHCTAGTCACDRSTGTCACRPNVLGKSCDRCAPHFWSLGGLGGCEPCGCHPTRALHPSCDAVTGQCQCRPGFGGRVCSQCQEHHWGDPERECRACECEPLGAESLQCEPASGQCQCRPGFGGLRCDRCQRGYQEPFPHCLPCHPCFGRWDLALGSLRDGLRRLGAQARALREGGAAPQLSPHRLRELEEALGLVEQLLAQGVSPGGPLLNELPRQLDSTRMELDDFWKQLQELEQHLDQLSQADVRHRDRLAGLTRDLGALNRTTSHLQILLGTVAAAGFDESYSSILASAENSRQAEAVANGTVSQLNRAQATRQATEKMLRQRGDAFRRGTAAARKSLREAQKRVMGLSVTGINEKICGVPGDQSCKEAPCGGALCQDGVGTRRCGGTGCAGALPISVQALSSARNASLQLEVALGQLGVVAQKTQEVQELAQGARSRAEEVLGRSQAARSRSEKATAQLRDFIRRIKAFLAEEGADPGSIELVARQVLNISLPSSPQRIQELLQEMQESISQLEGVDAVLNSTKQGLAMARGLLVQGQNARERAEGVRDELAGTQRALETARAQVTAAGSALRSARDAIQVTESRAKEAERRLQALEGKESRAQRRLRELAQRVTALRERGRDTRRMAQQAKDGAQRATAASGTLSQDLAQVTQRYVVLKGRVSGLAGVSSGALQRVTQLTAEAQDLLDKASSSKRKLEELEQHFGANERAMAAKATRLQALEQRVWGLLEEIRERANAYATC from the exons ATGGACCTCCTGGCACTTGCTCTCCTACTGG GGCTGCTGGTGACGGGGGCCTGGCAGGAGCCTGACCCGAGTCACGGCTGCGCCCGCGGCAGCTGCTACCCGGCCACCGGGAACCTGCTGGTGGGACGAGCCCCCCGCCTGAGTGCCACCTCCACCTGCGGACTGGCTGGGCCCCAGGAGTTCTGCATTGTCAGCCACCTCCAG GACTCGGAGAAATGCTTCACCTGCGACTCGCGGGATCCATCCCTGCCTGAAAGCCACCGCATCGAGAATGTCATCTACCTGAGCGGCCCCCACGGCCAGCGGACCTGGTGGCAGTCAGAGAACG gcgTGGAGCACGTCAGCATCCGCCTGGACCTGGAGGGCGAGTTCCACTTCACCCACCTCATCATGAAGTTCAAG ACCTTCCGCCCTGCCGCCATGCTGGTGGAGCGCTCAGCCGATTTCGGACACAGCTGGAAGGTCTATCGCTACTTCGCCTACAACTGCTCCAAGCTCTTCCCCGGTGTCCCTAGCCAGCCCTCGGGCTTGGTGGACGAGGTGCTGTGTGACCAGCGCTACTCTGAGATCGAGCCCTCCAGCCACGGGGag GTCATCTTCAAGGTGCTGGATCCCTCCATCCCTGTGGCAGATCCGTACAGCCCAGACATCCAGG ACCTGCTGCGTGTCACCAACCTGCGGGTGAACCTCACCAAGCTGCACACGCTGGGGGACAACCTGCTGGACACACGGCAGGAGGTGCTGCACAAGTACTACTACGCTGTGGATGAGCTGGTGCTGCGTGGGAGCTGCTTCTGCCATGGCCATGCTGCCCACTGCGCCCCGGCACCCGGCGCCCCAacctcctccatccccagcatg ATCCATGGGCGCTGCGTCTGCGAGCACAACACACAGGGGCTGAACTGCGAGCGCTGCCAGGACTTCTACCACGACCTGCCCTGGCGCCCGGCCGAGGGCTCCAGCACCAACGCCTGCCGCC GCTGTGACTGCAATGAACACTCACAGCGGTGCCACTTCGACATGGCCGTCTACCTGGCCACGGGCAACACCAGTGGGTCTGTGTGCGATGGCTGCCAGCACAACACCATGGGCCGCCGCTGCCACCTCTGCAAGCCCTTCTACTACCGGCACCCCCGCTCTGACATCCGCTCCCCCACCGCCTGTGCCC CATGTGACTGTGACCCAGCGGGCTCGCTGGATGGAGGTGCCTGCGATGGGCACACGGACGTGGCGCTGGGCATGATCGCGGGGCAGTGCCGCTGCAAGGAGAATGTGGCCGGTCCCCGCTGTGACCGGTGCCGGCACGGTGCCTATGGCCTCAGCCACGGCGACCCACAGGGCTGCCAGC CATGCAGATGTGACCCGCGGGGCACGGTGGCCGGCAGCTCCCCCTGCGACCCCATCAGTGGGGACTGCTACTGCAAGCGCTTCGTGGCCGGGCGCTCCTGCAGCCAGTGCGTG CCTGAGTTCTGGGGCCTGAGCTACGATGTGGGGGGCTGCCGGCCCTGCGCCTGTGACTTCGGGGGAGCCTACAGCAACCG GTGCTCCATGGAGGATGGGGCTTGTCCCTGCCGTCCTCACCTGATGGGGCGGCAGTGTGACCAAGTACAGCCCGGCTTCTTCTGCGCCCCCCTTGACTACTACACCTACGAGGCCGAGCAGGCCACCAGCCATGGCCACGGTCACCCTCAGCTCCCA GGTGCCATCCGAGCCGAGGTGCCCCAGGACTGCCTGGAGTACGACCCGGGGGAGCCAGGGGGACGGAAGGGACGCCCGCGGCACCAGCGCAGCCCCCCTcgcaccccccagccccgcagcccctcaCGTCGTAGCCGCCAGCAGCCCCCCAAG CCGGACGTGGAGGAGGTGGTGCGGGATGGCACCGGGCACATGGTGACATGGACAGGCTCGGGGTTTGCCCGGGTACGTGATGGGGCTGGCCTGACCTTCCGTGTGGACAACGTGCCGTACCCCATGGACTACGAGCTGCTGCTGCGCTATGAGCCTGAG TCAGCCGAGGACTGGGAGGCCGTGGTCAGCGTCAGCTCCCAGGTGCTGCCCACCAGCCCTCGCTGTGGGAACCTGCTGCCCTCTGAGCAGATGTACCGGGAGAGCCTGCCCCACAGCCAGAG GTACGTGGTGCTGTCCCGGCCCTTCTGCTTTGAGCCAAGCACCCCCTATGAGGTGACCGTGAGGCTTCAACGGGCTGGTGTCACCCAGCGCCACCCCAGTGCCTTCATCCTCATAGACTCG CTGGTGCTCCTGCCACGGGTGTTGGAGCTACCAGGCTTCCAcggggcagagggagcagcTCGCCGGGAGGAGCTGGAGCGGTACCGGTGCCTGGAGGCATTTCGCATGGCCCCCCCGTCCCCCCTGGCCCAGGCCTGTGCCCGCCTGGTCTGCAGTGTCTCGGCACTGCTGCACGGCGGGGCCCTGT CCTGCCAGTGCGACCCTCAGGGCTCCCGCAGCAGCGAGTGccaggtgcagggagggcagtGCCAGTGCAAGCCCCATGTCATCGGCCGCCGCTGCGACCACTGTGCCCCCGGCAGCTACGGCTTTGGgcccctgggctgcagct CCTGTGCCTGCTCCCCGGAGGGCTCGGTGTCCCAGCTGTGTGACGCGGTGAGCGGGCAGTGCCGGTGCCAGCCTGGTGCCGTGGGCCGGCAGTGTGATCAGTGCCAGCCCGGCCACTGGGGCTTCCCTGCCTGCCGGCCCTGCCAGTGCAATGGGCACAGTGAGGAGTGTGACCCCCGGAcgggcagctgcctgcactgccGCGACCACACCACTGGCCGGCACTGCGAGAG GTGCCAGGACGGTTACTATGGGGACCCAGTGCTGGGCTCGGGGCAGCAGTGCCGGCCCTGCCCCTGTCCCGGCTACCCCGGCACACGGCACTACCATGGCAGCGCCTGCCATGCTGACGAGGAGACCCACCACATTGTCTGCCTCTGTGCGCCTGGATACACTG GACCCCGCTGTGACCGCTGCTCCCCTGGCTACTTCGGGGTGCCGGAGATGGAGGGGGGAGCATGCCGTCCCTGCCAGTGCAACAACAATATTGATGCCAGTGATCCAGGGGCCTGTGACCCCCACACGGGGCactgcctgcgctgcctgtACCACACTGCTGGGCCCCGCTGTGCCCACTGCCAGCCTGGCTACTATGGCAATGCCCTGCAGCGTGGCTGCCGGC GCTGCGGCTGTGACCCGCAGGGCACCCTGGCCTCCCACTGCACTGCCGGCACCTGTGCCTGCGACCGCAGCACCGGGACCTGCGCCTGCCGGCCCAACGTGCTGGGCAAGAGCTGCGACCGCTGCGCACCCCACTTCTGGAgcctgggggggctggggggctgcgaGCCCTGTGGTTGCCACCCCACACGCGCCCTGCACCCCTCCTGTGATGCG GTGACGGGGCAGTGCCAGTGCCGGCCCGGCTTTGGGGGCCGCGTCTGCTCCCAGTGCCAGGAGCATCACTGGGGAGACCCCGAGCGGGAGTGCAGAG CATGTGAGTGTGAGCCACTGGGCGCGGAGAGCCTGCAGTGCGAGCCAGCCAGCGGGCAGTGCCAGTGCCGGCCGGGCTTTGGGGGGCTGCGCTGTGACCGCTGCCAGCGGGGCTACCAGGAGCCCTTTCCCCACTGCTTGCCCTGCCACCCCTGCTTTGGGCGCTGGGACctggccctgggcagcctccGGGACGGGCTGCGGCGCCTGGGGGCACAGGCACGGGCGCTACGGGAGGGGGGAGCTgcaccccagctcagcccccacCGCCTgcgggagctggaggaggcCCTGGGGCTCGTGGAGCAGCTGCTGGCGCAGGGGGTCAGCCCTGGTGGCCCCCTCCTCAACGAGCTGCCCCGGCAGCTGGACAGCACCAG GATGGAGCTGGATGACTTCTGGAAGCAGCTCCAAGAGCTGGAACAACATCTGGATCAGCTGTCACAGGCAGATGTGCGGCACCGCGACCGGCTAGCCGGGCTGACCCGTGATCTGGGGGCTCTCAATCGAACCACCTCCCACCTCCAAATCCTCCTCGgcactgtggcagcagctggatTTGATG AGTCGTACAGCAGCATCCTGGCGTCGGCAGAGAACTCGCGGCAGGCAGAGGCGGTGGCCAATGGCACGGTCAGCCAGCTGAACAGGGCACAGGCCACACGGCAGGCTACTGAGAAGATGCTGCGGCAACGGGGTGATGCTTTCCGCCGTGGCACAGCTGCAGCACGGAAATCCTTGCGGGAGGCACAGAAACGGGTGATGGGACTCAGTGTCACTGGGATCAATGAGAAG ATTTGTGGGGTGCCTGGAGACCAGAGCTGCAAGGAAGCGCCTTGTGGAGGAGCCTTGTGCCAGGACGGTGTGGGGACACGGCGCTGTGGTGGCACAGGGTGTGCAGGGGCACTGCCCATCTCGGTTCAAGCCCTGAGCAGCGCCCGTAACGCCTCACTGCAGCTGGAGGTGGCCTTGGGGCAGCTGGGGGTTGTGGCGCAGAAG ACACAGGAGGTGCAGGAGCTGGCGCAGGGGGCGCGGAGCCGGGCAGAGGAGGTGCTGGGGCGGTCACAGGCCGCCCGCAGCCGCTCGGAGAAGGCGACGGCTCAGCTGCGGGACTTCATCCGCCGAATCAAGGCTTTCCTGGCAG AGGAGGGAGCTGACCCGGGCAGCATCGAGCTGGTGGCTCGGCAGGTGCTGAATATCTCCCTGCCCAGCAGTCCCCAGCGgatccaggagctgctgcaggagatgcAGGAGAGCATCAGCCAGCTGGAGGGGGTGGACGCGGTGCTCAACAGCaccaagcaggggctggccatgGCGCGGGGGCTGCTGGTGCAGGGACAGAACGCCAG ggagcgAGCGGAGGGCGTGAGGGATGAGCTGGCGGGGACACAGCGAGCGCTGGAGACGGCGCGGGCACAGGTGACGGCAGCGGGGAGTGCCCTGCGGAGTGCCAGGGATGCCATCCAGGTGACCGAAAGCAGAGCCAAGGAG GCAGAGCGCAGGCTGCAGGCACTGGAAGGGAAGGAGTCACGGGCGCAGCGGCGGCTGCGGGAGCTGGCACAGCGCGTCACTGCTctgcgggagcggggccgggacaCTCGCCGCATGGCCCAACAAGCCAAGGATGGGGCACAGCGTGCCACTGCCGCCTCGGGGACACTCAGCCAG GACCTGGCACAGGTGACGCAGCGCTACGTGGTGCTGAAGGGTCGAGTGAGCGGGCTTGCTGGGGTGTCCAGCGGGGCCCTGCAGCGTGTGACACAGCTGACAGCAGAGGCCCAGGACCTTCTGGAcaaggccagcagcagcaagaggaaGCTGGAAG agctggagcagcacttCGGGGCCAACGAGCGGGCAATGGCGGCGAAGGCGACGCGACTGCAGGCGTTGGAGCAGCGGGTCTgggggctgctggaggagatCCGGGAGAGGGCCAACGCTTATGCCACCTGCTAG